One part of the Leucobacter triazinivorans genome encodes these proteins:
- a CDS encoding ATP-binding protein yields the protein MSDERLHASVLVTPDAERRRLRKERRQAAEQLRYQARAREHAEKKARLDAERQERLSTVYLPRAGEAGAEMLRTPGRFRLPKHQDTSAVVSGQYPFLAEAGLGSDGCYIGQDLYSGASFVYDPWTLYARGAITAPNIVIAGIVGSGKSALVKSLYTRSLSFGRRVYIPGDPKGEHTPVAELVGGKAIILGRGQSQRLNPLDEGYRAAGISDHDWAVQVTGRRRELVGSLAETMLDRPLTPLEHTCIDHALTTVMRASKTPILPQVVSEILDPSPGTGSSTDARMREDGRQLGHALRRLVSGDLQGVFDGPSTVKFDPSLPMISLDLSRMVDNAALTSVLMTCSSAWMEGALLDPAGGQRYLIYDEAWRLMAYPSLLRRMDQQWRLARHYGIANCLVFHKLSDLDNVGDAGSANRALANSLLANAETRIIYRQETDQLGTTAQALGLTGTEQSLLPGLGIGQGLWKIKGRSFLTQHMLHPAELEAFDTRSKMLG from the coding sequence ATGAGTGATGAGCGCTTGCACGCGAGCGTGCTCGTCACCCCCGATGCCGAACGCAGACGGCTCAGGAAGGAGCGGCGTCAAGCGGCCGAGCAACTCCGGTATCAAGCCCGCGCCCGCGAGCACGCCGAGAAGAAAGCCCGGCTCGACGCCGAACGGCAGGAGCGGCTGAGCACCGTCTACCTCCCCAGGGCGGGCGAGGCAGGCGCTGAGATGCTGCGCACCCCCGGCAGGTTCCGGCTCCCGAAGCATCAGGACACGAGCGCCGTCGTGAGCGGTCAGTATCCGTTTCTTGCGGAAGCCGGCCTCGGCTCTGACGGCTGCTACATCGGGCAGGATCTCTACTCCGGTGCCAGCTTCGTCTACGACCCGTGGACGCTGTACGCGAGAGGCGCAATCACTGCGCCGAACATCGTCATTGCGGGCATCGTCGGCTCCGGGAAGTCCGCGCTCGTGAAATCGCTCTACACTCGTAGCCTCTCGTTCGGAAGGCGCGTCTACATCCCCGGCGACCCAAAAGGCGAGCACACCCCGGTCGCGGAACTCGTAGGCGGGAAGGCGATCATTCTCGGGCGCGGCCAGAGCCAACGCTTGAACCCACTCGACGAGGGCTACCGGGCGGCAGGGATCAGCGACCACGATTGGGCGGTGCAGGTCACGGGGCGTCGACGCGAGTTGGTGGGAAGTCTCGCCGAGACCATGCTCGACCGGCCGCTCACCCCGCTCGAGCACACCTGCATCGACCACGCCCTCACCACCGTGATGCGAGCGAGCAAGACCCCGATCCTCCCGCAGGTCGTCTCCGAGATCCTCGACCCCTCACCCGGCACCGGTTCCTCGACGGATGCGAGGATGCGGGAGGACGGCAGGCAACTCGGGCACGCACTCAGGAGACTCGTCTCCGGCGACCTGCAGGGTGTGTTCGACGGGCCGAGCACAGTGAAGTTCGACCCGTCGCTTCCGATGATCAGCCTCGACCTCTCCCGCATGGTAGACAACGCCGCACTCACCTCCGTGCTCATGACCTGTTCCTCCGCATGGATGGAGGGTGCCCTGCTCGATCCTGCAGGCGGGCAGAGGTATCTCATCTACGATGAAGCTTGGCGGCTGATGGCCTACCCGAGCCTGCTGCGACGCATGGATCAGCAATGGCGGCTCGCCAGGCACTACGGGATCGCGAACTGCTTAGTTTTTCACAAGCTATCCGACCTAGACAATGTAGGCGATGCAGGGTCGGCGAATCGTGCCCTGGCGAACAGTCTGCTCGCAAACGCCGAAACCAGAATCATCTACAGGCAAGAGACCGACCAACTCGGCACCACGGCGCAGGCGCTCGGGCTCACCGGCACCGAGCAGTCGCTGCTCCCTGGTCTCGGTATCGGGCAGGGGCTCTGGAAGATCAAGGGCAGAAGCTTCTTGACCCAGCACATGCTGCATCCAGCAGAGCTCGAAGCCTTCGACACTCGCTCCAAAATGCTTGGCTGA
- a CDS encoding SOS response-associated peptidase, whose amino-acid sequence MPLVLPHELHDRWLDPGQPGDAALVKRVTTGTEDISYAMTTETATLF is encoded by the coding sequence ATGCCGTTGGTGCTCCCTCACGAGCTACACGATCGCTGGCTCGACCCAGGACAGCCCGGAGACGCAGCCCTGGTGAAGCGAGTAACGACCGGCACCGAAGACATCTCGTATGCCATGACCACTGAGACGGCGACGCTCTTCTAA
- a CDS encoding type IV secretory system conjugative DNA transfer family protein produces MSQGRQVGGYGHELTNLALIGLAALLFIAGILRLSGTLAAWLTGIPGPRAGLAAGAGVLFSPGDPATALNAPGLNVVVYWIIAGVQLAGVATLGVWVWMLTRRFTERREKDPRKIVGIATRAEVKAQASDTALLRRAANLRPSIPQPAPADVGFTLGASQGVPVWASVEDSILALGAPRSGKGLHVAINLILDAPGAVVTTSTRPDNVAATFHARGRGDRPVAVFDPQRLAAGIPAGLRWSPIRGCDDPLTAMIRAAGLASATGLSAGDVEGGGFWEAKTKVALQALLHAAALDGRTPAELFRWTLDPAAAAEAVSILDTNAGAASGWGDALGGVIDSDPRSRDSVWQGVSLSLAALADPRVLDAVSPGPGEVFDPGAFLDEHGTLYLLATGAGAGASAALVAALVEDIVEVARRKAAVSPGARLDPPLALVLDEIANIAPLPSLPTLMAEGGGTGITTVPILQSLAQAREKWGDDAAAAIWDASIVKIILGGASNTRDLQDLSALLGERDEFTDSITMGAYGDRSSQRSVRRVPIMPPERLRMLPFGTGVTLLRSAPPIITDLRAWTARRDAGQLRADRRKVEAFLKGGGARGEA; encoded by the coding sequence ATGAGCCAGGGGCGACAGGTCGGCGGCTACGGTCACGAACTCACCAATCTGGCACTGATCGGCCTCGCCGCCCTGCTCTTCATCGCTGGGATACTGCGGCTCTCGGGTACCCTGGCGGCCTGGCTGACCGGCATTCCCGGCCCGAGAGCGGGCCTCGCAGCCGGTGCTGGGGTGCTGTTCTCGCCGGGAGATCCAGCGACCGCGCTCAATGCGCCGGGCCTGAACGTCGTGGTCTATTGGATCATCGCCGGAGTGCAGCTCGCGGGAGTCGCGACGCTCGGCGTCTGGGTGTGGATGCTCACCCGACGGTTCACCGAGCGGCGGGAGAAAGACCCTCGGAAGATCGTCGGGATCGCGACCCGTGCCGAGGTCAAAGCACAGGCGTCAGACACGGCGCTGCTGCGCCGGGCCGCGAACCTGCGCCCCTCGATCCCGCAACCTGCACCCGCCGATGTCGGCTTCACCCTCGGGGCCTCGCAGGGGGTGCCGGTGTGGGCGTCAGTGGAAGACTCGATCCTCGCCCTCGGAGCGCCCCGCTCGGGCAAAGGCCTCCATGTCGCCATCAACCTGATCTTGGATGCGCCCGGCGCGGTCGTCACGACCTCGACGAGGCCGGACAACGTCGCGGCCACGTTCCATGCCCGTGGGCGCGGGGATCGCCCGGTCGCGGTGTTCGACCCGCAACGTCTCGCGGCGGGCATCCCCGCAGGGCTCAGATGGAGCCCGATCCGGGGATGCGACGACCCCCTCACCGCGATGATCCGTGCCGCCGGCCTCGCCTCCGCCACCGGCCTCTCCGCAGGGGACGTGGAAGGAGGCGGGTTCTGGGAAGCGAAGACCAAGGTGGCACTGCAGGCGCTCCTCCACGCGGCAGCACTCGACGGGCGCACGCCTGCCGAGTTGTTCCGGTGGACGCTCGATCCCGCCGCCGCTGCCGAGGCGGTCTCGATCCTCGACACGAATGCTGGGGCGGCGTCTGGGTGGGGTGACGCGCTTGGCGGAGTGATCGACTCTGATCCGCGCTCGCGCGACAGCGTGTGGCAGGGCGTTTCGTTGAGTCTTGCCGCGCTCGCCGACCCGAGGGTGCTCGATGCGGTCTCGCCCGGCCCAGGCGAGGTCTTCGACCCCGGCGCGTTCTTGGATGAGCACGGCACCCTCTACCTCCTCGCCACAGGCGCAGGAGCCGGTGCATCGGCGGCGCTCGTCGCGGCGCTCGTGGAGGACATCGTGGAGGTGGCGAGGCGCAAGGCGGCGGTCTCGCCGGGGGCGCGGCTTGATCCGCCGCTTGCGCTTGTGCTCGATGAGATTGCGAACATCGCGCCCCTGCCGTCTTTGCCGACGCTCATGGCTGAGGGCGGCGGCACTGGGATTACGACCGTGCCGATTCTGCAATCGCTCGCGCAGGCCCGCGAGAAATGGGGCGACGACGCTGCCGCCGCGATCTGGGATGCGTCCATCGTGAAGATCATCCTCGGCGGCGCATCGAACACGCGCGACCTCCAAGACCTCTCCGCGCTGCTCGGTGAGCGGGATGAGTTCACGGACTCGATCACGATGGGTGCTTACGGCGATCGCTCCTCGCAACGATCGGTGCGGCGGGTACCGATCATGCCTCCCGAGCGGCTGCGCATGTTGCCGTTCGGCACCGGGGTGACGCTGCTGCGCTCGGCCCCTCCGATCATCACCGATCTGCGGGCGTGGACGGCCAGGCGCGATGCCGGGCAGTTGCGGGCCGACCGTCGCAAGGTCGAAGCGTTCTTGAAGGGTGGTGGTGCGCGTGGCGAGGCGTAG